From Vibrio tritonius, the proteins below share one genomic window:
- the garR gene encoding 2-hydroxy-3-oxopropionate reductase: protein MKIAFIGLGIMGKPMAKNLLKAGHELTVFDNNADAINELVEAGATGSESSKDAAKGNEVIVTMLPNSPHVKAALLGEGGAVEGAEKGATVIDMSSIAPLASREISYELAKFGVNYLDSPVSGGEPKAVDGTLAVMVGGDKALFDKYQSVIGAMASSVTYVGEVGAGNVTKLANQVIVALNIAAMSEALTLAKKAGVDPRSVYQAIRGGLAGSTVLDAKAPMVFERNFEPGFRIDLHIKDLTNAMDTSHGVGSQLPLTSQVLEMMYSLREDGHGGCDHDALALYYEKMTNTKIAD from the coding sequence ATGAAAATCGCATTTATTGGCCTGGGTATCATGGGCAAACCTATGGCTAAAAACCTACTTAAAGCAGGTCACGAACTGACAGTATTTGATAACAATGCAGACGCTATCAATGAGCTAGTAGAAGCGGGCGCAACCGGCTCAGAATCATCAAAAGATGCCGCGAAAGGTAACGAAGTGATCGTTACAATGCTGCCAAACTCTCCTCACGTAAAAGCAGCGTTGCTTGGTGAAGGCGGTGCAGTAGAAGGTGCAGAAAAAGGCGCTACCGTTATCGACATGAGTTCTATTGCTCCTTTAGCCAGCCGTGAAATCTCCTATGAATTGGCAAAATTTGGCGTTAACTACCTTGATTCCCCAGTGTCTGGTGGTGAACCAAAAGCGGTCGACGGTACTCTGGCTGTGATGGTTGGTGGCGACAAAGCGCTGTTTGATAAATACCAATCAGTGATCGGTGCTATGGCTTCCTCTGTGACTTATGTCGGCGAAGTAGGTGCTGGTAACGTCACTAAATTGGCTAACCAAGTGATTGTTGCATTGAACATTGCAGCAATGAGCGAAGCATTAACACTGGCTAAAAAAGCAGGTGTTGACCCTCGTAGTGTTTACCAAGCTATCCGTGGTGGTTTGGCTGGCTCTACTGTATTAGATGCGAAAGCACCTATGGTTTTTGAACGCAATTTCGAACCTGGTTTCCGTATTGACCTGCACATCAAAGATTTAACCAATGCAATGGACACTTCTCATGGTGTTGGTTCTCAACTTCCATTGACCAGTCAAGTATTGGAAATGATGTATAGCCTACGTGAAGACGGCCACGGTGGTTGTGACCATGATGCATTGGCTCTCTACTACGAAAAAATGACTAACACAAAAATTGCTGACTAA